GCATACAAATTTCATGTTAATATATGCACATAGAGGAAAGTTCTTTTGACTCTAGGGTAGGGGGTATTTCCAATTCTCCATTGAGGTGACCTCCAATGACCTCACagcatgcagcagcagaagaagcagGCAGGGCTATAGGCCTCAAACAGTGAAACCATTGTCTGTATTTGTGAGAGTCTTGACAAGCACCAATTCCAAGGACCCAACCAAAAGTTTTCATGGCATTGAAAGCCATAGGTCTTCCTATCCTCAGGCTCACACACACACAGCTTTGGGTGAAGCTGAAGCTGGTTGGTTCTTCCACATAACtctggagagagaagagcatgGAACTTACAGTCTTCCTGTTCCTTGTCTGCTCATCTTTCTTTGCCATCAAGGAGAGTACATGTATTCAATTGTTTACTGAAGAGTACATATACTCCATTCAATtcaatgtgtgtgtgttttttttatataaactcaATTCAATGTGTTtgagtaggagtagtagtagtattgcTGTATTGCTGCTGACAGGTTGCTTCTCTGAATACCATGGCATGGTAGTGCAACAAATGCCATAATACCAGTCTTTGAAACAGTGCAAGACATTTGTTTACATGCATCAGAGTATTCAGTactgctccatgcatgtgtattCACTAGGCACTGTATTTATCTTTTTTGCAGAATGGGGGAGAATATTAATAAAATACACTCCCTTTAGCTCCTCTGAAAAAAGAAGCTGTTTTCTGTTGAATCACTCCTGCAAAAGCTTTGACAAGAAACTATACATGCTAAtcgtgcttaattaattactgtaaTGTGTCTGAACCAGGTCATGTGCTTGTTGTGCACTAGCAACAGGGACAGTTCAGtttaaaggcaaaaaaaaaaaggtttccaTGTGAGAGAAACAACACAAACAGCAATGGCAACAACATGAACAAGCAGCAACCTTGCAAAGCAACAAGCACACACTGTTACCACTCAAAAAGGTTCTGAGTTAACCCCAAACAAGCAttagttcagagttcagattggggtgtatatgcatgcatgaatgaatCATGAATGGGGTCCTAACAAGAAAAACATGTGCCACCAACCCCAGCATATGTATGTAGTGCACCAGTataattaaccttttttttgtctgaatATTACTCATAGTCATATCATATCTCACTCATTGGCACATTGCATTTGCATGCAGAAAGAACAGAGGACTTGCCCTTTTGGCCATGCAAGTACTAGTAACAAGTTAACAAAGTAGTAAAGTGGTAAATTGGAATCTTCAATTTTACCCCTACCTTAAGCAAAGACATCTTCAGCAGAGACTTCAATGTCCATGTACAACTATCACTACCACTGCATAGTGTCATGCATCATTGACTCATCATCCATGCATCCAATTCCATTTACCCCTCCTTGTTAAGGAAACTACACTTTGCCTCCATAACACCAACTAAAGCCATACACACCACTGCTATCACTATGCAACAGCTACTGCTACTATACTAGCCTTTCTTtctcattcattcattcattcattcaattctctctctttctcttcacAGCATacataggccatgtttagttccaaaacaaaaattttcacctgtcacatcgaatgtttggacacatgcattgaGTATAAAATGtagacgaaaaaaaccaattgcacagattgcgtgtaaattgtgagacgaatcttttaagcctaattgcgctatgatttgacaatgtggtgctacagtaaacatttgctaatgacggattaattagacttaataaatttatctcgcagtttcctgacggaatctgtaatttattttattattagagtacgtttaatactttaaatatgtatctgtatatccgatgtagCACGTAGGGCAAAGCAAGGCCATACAACTACTATTCCTCACATATTCCCCAAACCAGagtaaaattacatatttaccCCCCTCATCACTTTCTCTCTCTACCACTCACTTAAAAAGGGGAAGTACCACACATACAATCCATTGCTTGCTCAAAGAAAGTAGAGAGTGTGTGAAAGCTGAGCTGATCTCTCAAGAACAAGAGAAGAGGAGGCAGAAGCAAAGTGAGATCAAGCTGATAGTGAGAGTGAGATCAATGGAGCTCTTCCCTTCGCAGCCGGATCTTTCCCTCCAGATCGGCCTCCCCACCggcgcagccgcggcggcgcatggccACGGCCTCAACGCGAGGttctttgccgccgccgcgggagcggGTGGCCACAACCCGGCAatggcgtcgtcgccgccgtcgtcgctgcagCTTCCGCTTCccatgccgctgccgctgccgctgcccatggctccagccggcgccggcggcctgcAGTTCtaccccgacgccgccgccgccatgctgaGGCCCATACGCGGCGTGCCGctgtaccaccaccaccagcagcagcacgccgcggcggcgccgttcgtgggcgcggcgccgctgccgcaccaCCCGAGCTCAGGCGGCGCGTGCTACTGCGAGCCGtgccacgtcgccggcgcgtGGCGCAggggtggctgcggcggcggcggcgcccgcggcgtgCTCCCGGCGAAGcgcgccccgcgcgcgccgcgtaTGCGCTGGACGTCCACCCTCCACGCCCGCTTCGTCCACGCCGTCGAGCTCCTCGGCGGCCATGACAGTATGTGCCCTCATCATcacccatccataaaacttcaAATCTTGAAAACTTCATATGCCACCATCATCATCTTGTATTCTCGTGCTAAGCTAGGTCATGATTCTTGAGAAGTTTTTGTGCAAGTTTTAGCTAGGTTTCATTAATGATCTCATTCACATGAAACTTTAATTTGTTGATCGATATTTTTTTCAGGGGCAACGCCAAAGTCGGTTCTTGAGCTGATGGATGTGAAGGACCTCACCCTGGCTCATGTCAAGTCTCACTTGCAGGTAAATTTCACCACCATCTTCTTACTCCCTACTCATGCTTCTAGTACTAGCTACCATCACTCTTGTGAGCCTCCTCCTTCAGTCAAACCATCCCTTTGTATGTAGTAAGAGAAAGAAATATGGAGTATAGGTACTatatctgtcctaaaatataataatctaacttatacgaatctagacagatgATCTATTCATATTCCAGATTCGTGGTATTAGGACGAGTCAAAATTTATGTTTTGAGATgaatgaagtatatatatagaaggatctactagtagtagtagagagGAATTGAAGTTACACAAAGATATGCATGGTCTCTCTGATCCTCCTGTCTGTTAGTACACCACACACACACTGCTCAATGCTGTAGTGTagtacacacacatgcatgcaatagATCACAACAATATAGTGAGAGAAAAAGGTAGGCAGAGAGACAGTGAGCTACTATAAACTAGAGAGATGGCCAGATGGGGTTAAGTGGCAACAGTGCCACACTCTGTCATCTTCTGCATTTACACACATCTCTTGTACTACCACTACAAGTAATACTACTACTGTATCATGCATGGAAACTTCTCCTTTAGCTAGCTTAGGTCAAGTCATTCCATGTAACAATACAGGTTTCACATCGATTGATCCATGCAAGTTGGAAGTATAGTACACTAGTTAACCTATCAATCACACATGTACATCATGTGTGCATGATTTGCATTGCAAAAATGTCAATGTGAATGGGTTAGGTTTCcattcttcttctccctcctttgATTAGCTAGCATTTTCAGATATCTGTCATGTCAAATCTCTCAGCCCATCATTTTCTGCAGGTGCAAATCTTGTGACGATTTGCCAAGGCACACATAATATATTCCTTGATATCTCTCTCCATATATGCATGATCCTAAACTAATCAGTGTCTTTTTTGGCCATGTTGTTGCTTGTTTCTGCAGATGTACAGGACAGTGAAGAATACCGAAAGGCCGGCAGCTTCGTCAGGTGAACAGTGCAAATATCTCATAATATGCTTTGCTTTAGAATAGATGCCTAGCTTAAGCACACGCGGTCGATCGCTTTAGCCTTCCATTTTTATTCTATTCGACGTGTTGTTGTTTTTGTGCTTCCAATCATCAACaacatcttcttcttcaccatCACTTGTGTCTGGTATATTCTGCTCTCTGATATGATGCATTGACCAATATAATCAATGGTGCTAATGTGATGTTCTTCTTGTTTCCTTGATTTATTTTTGCAGATCAAGCTGATGGGTTTGAGAATGGTTCGGCCGGCGAGATCTGCGACGAGAACTCGCTCGACCTGCACGGCGGATGCAGGCCGGaggcgatgtcggcggcggcgactgcggcggcggcgcgacatgGAAGGTTAGCTGCCTGTAACGATCATGGGAGCAGCACCGGTGCTCATGGCGCCCTGTGGAATAGCTCCTCAAGGTGGTCATCACTACTAATTAACTTTGTTTTGTTaaacaaattttatatttctcgaGAAAGTAGAGATACCTAAATTTTATACCGAAAATTTTAGTACATCGAACTACATAGCGCTAGCATTtagaggtatcaaattttatattagaaaatatggttATTCTTGATACCTTCTCAAGGATGATAAAATTGTCCTATTTTGTTTCTGCAGTACACAATTACACAAgtgtaaattaattttaaaactattaatcaaattaatagtattttgtgtgtgaaaagAAGTGGTAATAAAGAAAAGTATATGTAGGATTAAGCATGGATCAAAGCTATAGCCTTTTGATTGATGTCACCTCACACTGCCATCTTAGGAGAGCTTTAATCCTTTAGGTCGGCATGGAAAGTGTAACAAGCTAGCAGCCTTCTTTTACACCCACatgcacatcatatcacatataTTATCCCCAGCTGGAGTAGTTTACACTGGAATCAGTTCCCGATAAATATGATCTTGATCAGAAAGTGCCCTACTCATTGAGACCCTGGAAACCCCTTTTGTCAAGGATCACCTAgacatgcttgcatgcatcgatctgcacatatatatgtgcttCTTTCAATTATGACCTAattatgcatgcatacataccCCCATGCAGCATGCATGGTCCTTTTGTCAGTTTAGAGCGTGTACATGGAAGTTCATAGATAGTGCTATAGGTAGTACTAACTAGTATATACAATAACTGAATAAGTTCAGATATCCATGTGATTTGTTTAGGAACAGTAGTCTATAGAAGTATGTAACACTCTCAAACTAacctcttaattttttttcttcttcttagtttagcctctctctctttttttttgtcaac
The Oryza glaberrima chromosome 8, OglaRS2, whole genome shotgun sequence DNA segment above includes these coding regions:
- the LOC127781394 gene encoding probable transcription factor RL9 isoform X2, which codes for MELFPSQPDLSLQIGLPTGAAAAAHGHGLNARFFAAAAGAGGHNPAMASSPPSSLQLPLPMPLPLPLPMAPAGAGGLQFYPDAAAAMLRPIRGVPLYHHHQQQHAAAAPFVGAAPLPHHPSSGGACYCEPCHVAGAWRRGGCGGGGARGVLPAKRAPRAPRMRWTSTLHARFVHAVELLGGHDRATPKSVLELMDVKDLTLAHVKSHLQMYRTVKNTERPAASSDQADGFENGSAGEICDENSLDLHGGCRPEAMSAAATAAAARHGREDWSGFHESNTGTMQTLKDMQSKSLEILSDMNSCVSETTSSTSELNLEFTLGRPQNRPN
- the LOC127781394 gene encoding probable transcription factor RL9 isoform X1, whose protein sequence is MELFPSQPDLSLQIGLPTGAAAAAHGHGLNARFFAAAAGAGGHNPAMASSPPSSLQLPLPMPLPLPLPMAPAGAGGLQFYPDAAAAMLRPIRGVPLYHHHQQQHAAAAPFVGAAPLPHHPSSGGACYCEPCHVAGAWRRGGCGGGGARGVLPAKRAPRAPRMRWTSTLHARFVHAVELLGGHDRATPKSVLELMDVKDLTLAHVKSHLQMYRTVKNTERPAASSDQADGFENGSAGEICDENSLDLHGGCRPEAMSAAATAAAARHGRLAACNDHGSSTGAHGALWNSSSREDWSGFHESNTGTMQTLKDMQSKSLEILSDMNSCVSETTSSTSELNLEFTLGRPQNRPN